One stretch of Candidatus Effluviviaceae Genus I sp. DNA includes these proteins:
- a CDS encoding ribosome maturation factor RimP: MAKDEERLFELARGTVEGMGYCLVAVEDRPEHGRRVLRFIIDHPRGIGIEDCAAVSRELGYVLDGASGIDERYALEVSSPGTDRELRTEREYLHFAGREVRMVLREPVGGRSVVQGTIVGVGPDGVRVRPRGEAEDVVVPLGGISRARLVGEEKPRPEAVRDAPSRGCGS; encoded by the coding sequence ATGGCCAAGGACGAGGAGAGGCTCTTCGAGCTTGCCCGCGGCACCGTCGAGGGCATGGGGTACTGCCTCGTCGCCGTCGAGGACCGGCCCGAGCACGGCCGGCGGGTGCTGCGGTTCATCATCGACCACCCCCGTGGCATCGGGATCGAGGACTGCGCGGCGGTGAGCCGCGAGCTCGGCTACGTGCTCGACGGGGCGTCGGGCATCGACGAGCGGTACGCCCTGGAGGTAAGCTCGCCGGGAACCGACAGGGAGCTTCGGACCGAGCGGGAGTACCTGCACTTCGCCGGGCGGGAGGTCCGCATGGTCTTGCGCGAGCCTGTGGGCGGCAGGTCCGTCGTCCAGGGGACGATCGTCGGCGTGGGCCCCGACGGCGTGCGCGTGAGGCCGCGCGGGGAGGCCGAGGACGTCGTCGTGCCGCTCGGCGGCATTTCCCGCGCAAGGCTCGTCGGCGAGGAGAAACCGCGTCCCGAAGCGGTTCGGGACGCTCCATCACGAGGGTGCGGTTCATGA